A genomic segment from Alteribacillus bidgolensis encodes:
- a CDS encoding futalosine hydrolase yields the protein MSASKVLIVTAVEAEHEAVQRGLDHHCGFDVIAGGVGLAEAAASTAIALTKDSYTAVVSAGIAGGFRAQTELGSIVVASEIWGADLGAETNEGFYDLEKLNLGCSRYQCDPLLTDKLCTSIAERGLKAQTGAILTTAAVTGTAKTAENLAVRVPEAKAEAMEGFGVAVSAQKFDVPVFEIRSISNFVGPRDRDNWKIKEALAVLEQASNGLQEVF from the coding sequence GGCTTAGACCATCATTGTGGCTTTGATGTCATTGCAGGTGGTGTCGGTCTAGCTGAAGCAGCAGCAAGTACAGCAATTGCTCTTACAAAAGATTCATATACTGCAGTAGTAAGTGCAGGAATTGCAGGTGGTTTTCGAGCTCAAACAGAACTGGGATCCATTGTGGTGGCAAGTGAGATATGGGGAGCAGACTTGGGAGCAGAAACAAACGAAGGGTTTTATGATTTAGAAAAATTAAACTTAGGCTGCTCTCGTTATCAATGTGATCCGCTTCTTACAGACAAATTGTGTACGAGCATCGCCGAAAGAGGCCTGAAAGCTCAAACAGGGGCCATTTTAACCACTGCCGCTGTTACCGGTACAGCTAAAACAGCTGAAAATTTGGCTGTTCGTGTACCTGAGGCAAAGGCAGAAGCAATGGAAGGCTTTGGTGTTGCTGTTTCAGCCCAAAAGTTTGACGTGCCGGTCTTTGAAATTAGATCTATTTCAAACTTTGTTGGTCCAAGAGATAGAGATAATTGGAAAATAAAAGAGGCGCTTGCTGTGTTAGAGCAGGCAAGCAATGGTTTACAGGAGGTATTTTAA
- a CDS encoding 1,4-dihydroxy-6-naphthoate synthase: protein MNIAFSPCPNDTFVFHALVHGLIDNAPSFDVTYADIDKTNYWASKQEGPEVMKISFAALPWVLDDYRLIPCGGALGRGCGPLVLTADKTNSAAAIGGKAVAVPSDRSTAYILFRLWVAQHVPEDVGEVRVMPFDKIMPAVQSGEVDAGLVIHEARFTFQNYGLHLLQDLGEWWEEDTGLPIPLGAIIAKRSDSINYAKLADWIRASVEYAWENPEASREYVLEHAQEMSPDVAQSHIDLYVNEFTRDLGQDGYAAIESLLGRAAEKGLVPSFDLDALK, encoded by the coding sequence ATGAATATAGCTTTTTCACCATGTCCAAACGATACTTTTGTGTTCCACGCATTGGTACATGGACTGATCGATAATGCTCCATCTTTTGATGTAACCTATGCAGATATTGATAAAACAAATTATTGGGCTTCTAAACAAGAAGGACCAGAAGTGATGAAAATATCTTTTGCAGCGCTGCCGTGGGTGCTCGATGATTATCGTCTTATCCCTTGCGGCGGAGCGTTAGGAAGAGGATGCGGCCCGCTTGTTTTAACAGCTGATAAAACAAACTCAGCTGCTGCTATTGGGGGGAAAGCGGTGGCAGTGCCGAGTGATCGTTCAACTGCTTACATACTTTTCCGCCTTTGGGTTGCTCAACATGTTCCTGAGGACGTTGGAGAAGTACGGGTTATGCCTTTTGATAAAATTATGCCTGCTGTTCAAAGCGGTGAAGTGGATGCTGGTTTAGTTATTCACGAGGCAAGGTTTACGTTTCAAAATTATGGACTTCATTTGCTGCAAGATCTCGGAGAATGGTGGGAGGAGGACACAGGTTTACCAATCCCTCTCGGCGCAATTATTGCAAAACGATCAGATTCTATAAATTATGCCAAACTTGCGGATTGGATCCGTGCTTCTGTTGAGTATGCGTGGGAGAATCCAGAAGCTTCACGTGAATATGTACTAGAACACGCACAAGAGATGTCTCCGGATGTTGCTCAATCTCATATCGATTTGTATGTTAATGAATTTACGAGAGATCTTGGCCAAGACGGTTATGCAGCTATTGAGTCCCTGCTTGGAAGGGCAGCAGAGAAAGGTTTAGTGCCGTCCTTTGATTTAGATGCATTAAAGTAA
- a CDS encoding ATP-grasp domain-containing protein → MNILLTSGARRIDFIGFFQAALKDENLLGNVIVADPDKNAPSLQAADRSYVIPHQTDERYIEAIFSICKENNVNCLVPLNDWEVPKLADHKKELEALGVAVFTPNPDIVHKVRDKGMYHKLLGSYGVKAPHSYFTIEEAKEGLVNKEVIFPLIVKPRNGSASMGIEIVHNVEDMEFAYKLAVQTIKETPLDDATSKIPEENVIIQDVIEGEKFSLDIFNDLNGRFLTSLALKQLEMRGGDVDKAVSVRSNELFQIGKKIGENLKHVGYINTDIFYDGKDYYVIDINPRFGGSYALSHAAEANIPAAYIALARGKELKQEWLEDDADVELARNDTVVRINEGKVEDALKEKTEAK, encoded by the coding sequence ATGAATATATTATTAACATCAGGTGCCAGACGTATAGATTTTATCGGTTTTTTTCAAGCAGCGTTAAAAGATGAGAATCTTCTAGGTAATGTCATAGTAGCGGATCCAGACAAAAATGCCCCCTCTCTTCAAGCGGCTGACCGGAGTTACGTTATCCCGCACCAAACAGATGAACGGTATATCGAAGCTATATTTTCTATTTGTAAAGAAAACAACGTTAACTGCCTGGTGCCTTTAAACGATTGGGAAGTACCAAAATTAGCGGATCATAAAAAAGAATTAGAAGCACTGGGGGTAGCGGTGTTTACTCCAAATCCAGATATCGTTCATAAAGTCCGAGATAAAGGCATGTATCATAAGCTGCTTGGCTCCTATGGAGTAAAAGCCCCGCATTCGTATTTCACAATAGAAGAAGCGAAAGAAGGCTTAGTAAATAAAGAGGTTATTTTTCCATTGATCGTCAAACCGCGCAATGGTTCTGCGTCGATGGGTATTGAGATTGTTCATAATGTAGAAGATATGGAATTTGCGTATAAGCTTGCTGTTCAAACGATTAAGGAAACGCCTTTAGACGATGCTACCTCTAAAATTCCGGAGGAGAATGTAATTATTCAGGATGTAATAGAAGGAGAAAAATTCAGTTTAGATATTTTTAATGATTTAAATGGACGGTTTCTCACCTCTTTAGCATTGAAACAATTAGAAATGCGCGGAGGAGATGTAGATAAGGCTGTATCGGTAAGAAGCAATGAATTGTTTCAAATAGGCAAGAAGATTGGTGAGAACTTGAAGCATGTTGGATATATTAATACTGATATTTTTTACGATGGCAAGGATTACTACGTTATTGATATTAATCCGCGCTTTGGAGGAAGCTATGCGCTCTCCCATGCTGCTGAAGCCAACATTCCTGCAGCTTATATTGCTCTAGCCCGCGGAAAAGAGTTAAAACAAGAGTGGTTAGAAGATGATGCTGACGTGGAACTTGCACGTAATGACACCGTGGTTAGAATTAATGAAGGAAAAGTGGAAGACGCTCTTAAAGAAAAGACTGAAGCCAAATAA